The Streptomyces sp. NBC_01298 genome contains the following window.
TATGACCCAACAGACCGCCCCGCCCGGCCATCGGAACACCGGGCGACGTGGAGTGCGTCCGCCCAGGTCACGCGGCCGCCGCGCCATGAAGATCGTCCTGGTGGTGGTGGTCCTGCTCCTGCTCGGCGCCGCCGGCACCGGCTGGTGGGCTTACAACCACCTCAACGGGAACATCGACAGCGTCGACCTGGACCAGGCGATCGGCGTCGACAACCGGCCGGCGAAGGTCCCGGACAGCGGGCAGAACATCCTGGTGCTCGGCTCCGACTCGCGCGCCGGCGCCAACGGCGAGCTCGACCACGGCGATGTCAGCGGTTCGCGCTCGGACACCAACATGCTGGTGCACATACCCGAGGGCCGTAAGAAGGCCACCGCGATCAGCATCCCCCGCGACACCCTCGTGACGCGACCCGAGTGCAAGGACAAGAACGGCAAGTCGATCCCGGGTGCGAATCGCGTCATGATCAACGCCGTCATCGGGACGGGCGGGCCCGCCTGTGTCGTCAAGACCGTCGAGCAGATGTCCGGCATCCGCGTCGACCACCTGGTGAAGGTGGAGTTCGCCGGCTTCAAGGAGCTCGTGGACGCGCTAGGCGGCGTGGACGTCACCCTCGACAAGCCCATCAAGGGCGGCCTGAACCTCGACGCCGGCACGCACCGCCTCAACGGCGCGGACTCGCTCAAGTTCGTTCGCACCCGCCACGGTTACGGCGACGGCAGCGACCTCGGGCGCATCGACCTGCAGCAGAAGTTCATGATCGCGATGCTGTCCGAGATCAAGAAGCAGGACGTCCTCAGCAGCCCGGCCCGGCTCTACAAGCTCGCCGACGCCGGCACCAAGGCACTGACCACGGACGCCGAACTCGACTCCCTCAAGGGCCTGTCGGACTTCGCCCAGAGCATGAAGGGCGTGGATCCGGAGACCATGGAGACGATCATGCTCCCGGTCGACTACGACAAGATCGACAAGAACCGCGTCGTCGCCGTGGAGCCGCAGTCCGGCCAGCTGTGGGAGGCCCTGCGCAACGACCGGCCGATCCCGGCCGCCGCGAAGAAGTCCCCCGCCACCGGCGGCTGACCGACACCGCTCGCGGCTCGCGGCCCCGGCCCCCGATGGGGGGCCGGGGCTCGTCGGCGTCAAGAGCCGTCGCCGCCCAGTGCCGCCCGCCAGTTGCCGCTCGCGTGCCACTCCCCCGGCGGGTACTCGAACCGCACCTCCCCGAGGAGCGTGAACCCCGCCGCGCGGCACACCGCCTTGGAGGCCGGGTGGTCGACGGACGGGAAGGCGTGCACGTGCTGGCGGGTGCCGTGGACGCCCGCGTGGGCGACGAGGGCCCGGGCCGCGCGGGCCGCGAGCCCCCGGCCCTGGAACTCGGGCAGGATGCCCCAGCCGGTCTCGTAGACCTCCTCGCCCTCCCAGAGGCGCTCCCAGAAGCCGACGCTGCCCACGCTCTCCCCGTCGGCCACGACCCGGAACATCCGCCCGGCCCCCGGCTCCCGGGCGCTCAGCGCCAGGTAGCGCCTGTGCCGGTCCCGAAGCTTGGCCTCGGTCTCCGGGCCGCCCAGGTGCCCCGTCATGGCCGGCTCGTTCTTGCGCAGCAACAGCCAGAAGTCGTCCTCGGCCCAGGGTTCCAGCTTCACGGTGATCTCCATGCCCTCACCGTAGATCGGCGTCAGCGGCCCTCGCGTGCCGGGTTCGGAGTCATGCCCTCGCCCCGGCCCAGCCGGCTGTGCTGCTTGCCGTAGAGGAAGTAGACGAAGAAGCCGACGACCATCCAGATCCCGAACCGCAGCCAGGTCTCGGCCGGCAGGTTCAGCATCAGCCAGACCGACGCGGCGATCGACACGATGGGCACGAACGGCACCCACGGGGTGCGGAAGGACCGGTGCAGGTCGGGCCGGGTGCGGCGCAGGACCATCACGCCGAGCGCGACGACGACGAAGGCGAAGAGCGTGCCGATGTTCACCAGGGTCGCCAGCTCGTTGATGCTGGTGAATCCGGCGACGACCGCGATGATCCCGCCGAGCAGGATCGTCGGCCGGTAGGGCGTACGGAACTTCGGGTGGGTCCGCGAGAAGAAGCGCGGCAGCAGCCCGTCGCGGCTCATCGCGAAGAACACCCGGGTCTGGCCGAGCAGCAGGATCATGCACACCGTGGTCAGGCCCACGGCGGCGCCGAAGCTGATGATGCCCCCGTACACCGGATGCCCGGCGGATTTGAAGGCGTCGGCCAGCGGGGCGCTGACGGAGAGCTCCTTGTAGTTCTGCATGCCGGTCACCACGATCGAGACCGCCACGTAGAGCACGGTGCAGATGATCAGCGAGCCGAGGATGCCGCGCGGCATGTCCCGCTGCGGGAGCTTGGTCTCCTCGGCCGCGGTGGCCACCACGTCGAAGCCGATGAAGGCGAAGAAGACCACGGAGGCGGCGGTGAAGATGCCCATGACGCCGAAGTTGGTGGGCTCGTAGCCGAAGAGCAGCTGGACGAGCGGGGCGTCCAGTCCGGAGCCGCCCGTCTGCGGTTCGGCCGGCGGGATGAACGGCGTGTAGTTGGACTTCGTGATGAAGAACGCGCCGGCGATGATCACGATGAGCACCACCGTGACCTTGATCGCGACGACCACCGCGGTGATCCGCGCGGACAGCTTCACCCCGATGACCAGGACCACGGTGAGGACCAGGACCAGGAGGAAGGCGAGCAGGTCGAAGTGGCCGCCCGGAACGTCGGGCCCCTGGAGCGAGGCGGGCAGGTGGACTCCGGCGTTGTCCATGAGCGAGCGGACGTACCCCGACCAGCCGACGGCCACGACCGCGGTGCCGAGCGCGAACTCCAGCACGAGGTCCCAGCCGATGATCCAGGCGGGCAGCTCGCCGATCGAGGCGTACGAGAAGGTGTACGCGGATCCGGCCACCGGGACGGTCGAGGCGAACTCGGCGTAGCACAGGGCGGCGAGCGCGCACACGATGCCGGCGGCGACGAACGCGAGGGCCGTGGAGGGGCCCGCGGTCTCCTTGGCGACCTTGCCCGTGAGGACGAAGATGCCGGTGCCGATGATCACGCCGACGCCGAAGACGGTGAGGTCCCAGGAGGAGAGTGACTTCTTGAGCTGGTGTTCCGGCTCTTCCGTGTCGAGGATCGACTGTTCGACTGATTTGGTACGGAAGGGACCGTTCAGGTTCCTACTCACCGACGCACCTCCGCGAGGCAGACCGCATCGAAACGAAACGGGCCGGAAGGCCCACCCTCCCAGGGTGAACCTCCCGGCCCGTGACGTGCAACCGCAGATGATCAGTCGACGGTGGCGGCCGGCTCGCTGTCGTAGCGCCCGTCGAGCTTGGCCACCAGGCCGGTGACCTGGCGCGCGATGTCCGGGGCGGTCAGACCGATCTCGGCCATGACCTCCTTGCGCGTGGCGTGGTCCAGGAAGCGCTGCGGAATGCCGAAGTCGCGCAGCGGTACGTCGACCCCCGCGTCCCGCAGTGCCTGCGCGACGGCGGAGCCCACACCGCCGCTGCGGCTGTTGTCCTCGACGGTGACGACCACGCGGTGGCCGTCGGCGAGCGGGGCCAGGGCCTCGTCCACCGGCTTGACCCAGCGGGGGTCGACCACGGTCGTGGAGATGCCCTGCTTGTCGAGGAGATCGGCGATCTCCAGGCACATCGGGGCGAGCGCGCCGACCGAGACGAGCAGTACGTCCGGTCGGGTGACTTCGGGGGCCGGGGTGCGCAGCACGTCCATGCCGCCGATCCGTCCGACGGCCGGGACGGCCGGGCCGACGACGCCCTTGGAGAAGCGCACGACGGTCGGCGCGTCCTTCACCAGGACGGCCTCGTTCAGCTGGGCGCGCAGCTGCTCCGCGTCGCGCGGGGCGGCCAGGCGCAGGCCCGGGACCACCTGGAGGATGGACATGTCCCACATGCCGTTGTGGGAGGCGCCGTCGGTGCCGGTGACACCGGCGCGGTCCAGGACGAAGGTGACCCCGCACTTGTGCAGGGCCACGTCCATCAGGACCTGGTCGAAGGCGCGGTTGAGGAAGGTCGCGTACACCGCGAAGACCGGGTGGGCGCCGCCGGAGGCCAGGCCCGCCGCCGAGGTGGCGCCGTGCTGCTCGGCGATGCCGACGTCGAAGATCCGGTCCGGGTAGGCGTCGGCGAACTTCTTCAGGCCGACCGGCTGGAGCATGGCCGCGGTGATGGCGACGATGTCCTTGCGGTCCCGGCCCAGCTTGACCATCTCGTCGGCGAAGACCGAGGTCCAGCTGGCGGCGTCGGTGGAGACCGGCAGGCCGGTGTCCGGGTGGATCACGCCGACGGCGTGGAAGCGGTCCGCCTCGTCCTGGACGGCCGGCTCGTAGCCCCGGCCCTTCTGGGTGAGGCAGTGCACGATGACCGGTCCGCTGAAGCGCTTGGCGCGCTGCAGGGCCGACTCCAGGGCCTCGATGTCGTGGCCGTCGATGGGGCCGATGTACTTCAGGCCCAGGTCCTCGAACATGCCCTGCGGGGCGATGAAGTCCTTGAGGCCCTTCTTGGCCCCGTGCAGGGTCTCGTAGAGGGGCTTCCCGACGACCGGGGTGCGCTCCAGGAGGTCCTTGCCGCGGGCCAGGAAGCGCTCGTAGCCGTCCGTGGTGCGCAGGGTGGCCAGGTGGTTCGCGAGGCCGCCGATGGTGGGGCCGTACGAGCGCTCGTTGTCGTTGACGACGATCACCAGGGGGCGGTCCTTGGCGGCGGCGATGTTGTTCAGCGCCTCCCAGGCCATCCCGCCGGTGAGGGCGCCGTCGCCGATCACCGCGGCGACGTGGTGGTCCTCCTTGCCGAGCACCTCGTTGGCCTTCGCGAAGCCGTCGGCCCAGCCCAGCACGGTGGACGCGTGCGAGTTCTCGATCACGTCGTGCTCGGACTCGGCGCGCGAGGGGTAGCCCGACAGGCCGCCCTTGGTGCGCAGCCCGCGGAAGTCCTGGCGGCCGGTGAGCAGCTTGTGCACGTAGGCCTGGTGGCCGGTGTCGAAGAGGACCTTGTCCTTGGGCGAGTCGAAGACCCTGTGCAGAGCGATCGTCAGCTCTACGACACCGAGGTTGGGGCCGAGGTGCCCGCCGGTCTTGGAGACGGCGTCGACGAGGAAGGTCCTGATCTCTGCGGCGAGCCGGTCGAGCTCCTCCTGGCTGAGCCGGTCCAGATCGCGCGGTCCCTTGATGCGGGTCAGCAGCACCCGTGCCTCCTTGCAGTCGCTTGCTGGTCTGCCGAGTCTAATCTTCGCCAGTTGGGCGTAAGTGAAGCGCGGTCCCGGTCAGGTCACACCTTTGTCATACCTGTACACATCAGTACGGAGTCACACCCCCCAAAAGGGGGTATTCCCGCACATCTGTACGTACACGCCTACGCGCAGGTGCCCGGCGCCACATCAAGTGGCACCGGGCACTGTGACGGTTCTTACCGCCGCGTCACACTCCGCGCACGCCGGTCAGGCGCGCCCGGCCGTCTTCTGCGTCTTGCGGGTGACCGAGTCGATCACCACGGTCGCGAGGAGGACCGCGCCGGTGATCATGTACTGGATCGGCGTCGCGATTCCCTCCAGTGCCAGACCGTACTGGATGGAGGTGATGACCATGACGCCGAGGAGGGCGTTCCAGGTCCGGCCGCGGCCGCCGAAGAGGCTGGTGCCGCCGATGACGGCCGCCGCGATCACGTTCATCAGCAGGTCGCCGGCGCCGGCGCTCTGGTTGGCCGCGGCGATCTTGGAGGCCCAGAAGAGGCCGCCGATCGCCGCGAAGGTGCCGGCGATCGCGAAGACCGTGATCCGGACCCGGTTCACGTTGATGCCGGCGCGCCGGGAGGCCTCGACGCTGCCGCCGAGGGCGAAGACCTGGCGGCCGAAGGCGGTGCGCCGCAGGAGGAAGTCCGTGCCGACCAGGGCCAGCACGAAGAGCACGATCGCCAGCGGCAGGCCCTTGTACTGGTTGAACACCATGGCCGGACCGAAGGTGAACACCGCGAGGAGACCGGTGCGCAGCAGGATCTCGCCGAGCGGACGGGAGGGAACACCCGCCGCCGCGCGGCGCCGGTTGTCCGAGAACGTGGCGAGGAAGTAGCCCACCACGGCGAGGGCGGCGAGCCCGTAGCCGACGGCCACGTCCGAGAAGAAGTACGTGGTCAGCTGCCCGACCACGCCCTCGGAGTCGAGGTTGATGGTGCCGTTGCTGCCGAGGATCTGCAGCATGGCGCCGGACCAGAAGAGCAGGCCCGAAAGGGTGACGGCGAAGGCCGGGGCGCCGATCTTGGCGAAGAAGAAGCCGTGGAGGGAGCCGATCAGGGCGCCTCCGGCGATCGCCGCGAGGATGGCCAGCCATTCGTTGACGCCGTTGGTGACCGAGAGGACGGCCACGATGGCGCCGGAGACGCCGGAGACGGAACCGACCGAGAGGTCGATCTCGCCGAGCAGCAGGACGAAGATGATGCCGACCGCCATCATGCCGGTGGCCGTCATCGTGATCGCGATGTTGGTGAGGTTCTCGGCGCCGAGGAAGTTCGAGTTCAGCCCCTGGAAGATGCTCCAGATGATGATCAGGCCGAGGACGACGGGCACGGAGCCCAGGTCGCCGGCCTTGAGCTTGCGGCCGAACTCGTTCACGTACCCGGCGAAGCCCTGCTCGCGTACGAGCAGGCGGGGGTCCACGGCCGGTATGGCGTCGTGGGCGGCGGCCGGATTGACGGGGTCTATGTGCTGGGTGCTCACTTGCGGGCCTCCCCGGTGCGGGCCGCCCGGCGGGTCACGGCGTTGTCCGTGGCCCCGGTGATGGCGGAGATGATCTCTTCCTGCGACGTGTCCTTCACGGAGAAGACGCCGTTGTTGCGGCCCAGCCGCAGGACGGCCACCTTGTCGGCCACGGCCTTCACGTCGGCCATGTTGTGGCTGATGAGGATGACGGCGTGACCGCGCTCGCGCAGCCGCTCGACCAGGTCGAGCACCTGTGCGGTCTGCTCGACGCCGAGGGCGGCGGTGGGCTCGTCGAGGATCACGAGCTGGGGCTCGCCCAGCATGGAGCGGGCGATCGCCACGGTCTGGCGCTGACCGCCGGAGAGCGAGGCGATGGGGATGCGGACACTGGGGATCCGGATGGACAGGGTGGTCAGGAGCTCGCGTGCGCGCCGCTCCATCTCCACCTCGTCGAGGATGCCGCGCCGCTTGAGCTCGCGTCCCAGGAAGAGGTTGCCGACGACGTCGATGTTGTCGCACAGCGCGAGGTCCTGGTAGACCGTCGCGATGCCCAGGTTCTGGGCGTCGTGGGGCTTGGTGATCGAGACCGGGCGGCCCTCCCACTCGATGACGCCGTCATCGATGGGGTGCACGCCGGCGATCGTCTTGACCAGCGTGGACTTACCGGCGCCGTTGTCGCCGACGAGGGCGACCACCTCGCCGGAGTGGATCTCGAGTTCTACGTCGGTGAGGGCCTGAACGGCGCCGAACCGCTTCGAGACCCCTCGCAACGCCAGTACGGGCGCAGCGGACACATGAACCATCTCCTTGCCGCCTGACCGGCGGGGATGTCGTGCAAAAGAGCAGGACCACGGGGGATTGAGAGAAACGTTTCTGTTTGTGGAGAAACGATTCTGTTCTGTCCGGCGCCCCGCCGGTGGCGGGATGGAGGCGGGAGCGCCGGACAGGACAGGCATGGGGGCCGCTCGGCGGACCGAGCGGCGGGGGCCTTACTTCAGGCCGATGGCGGCGCAGGCGGCCGCGTACTTGTCGGTGCAGATCTCGTCGATCGTGTAGACGTTGTCGCGGACGACCGTGTCCTTGACGTTCGCCTTGGTCAGCGAGACGACCGGGATCAGCAGGGACGGGACGCCCTTGGTGGTGGGGCTGTCGACCTTGGCGGTGGCGGTGGTCGCGATCGGCTCGCCCTGGGCGAGCGCGACGGCCATCTTCGCGGCGGCCTCGGCCTCGGGGGCGTACGGCTTGTAGACGCTCATGAACTGCTCGCCCGCGACGATCCGCTGCACACCGGCGAGTTCGGCGTCCTGACCCGTGACCGGGGGCAGGGGGGACACGCCGGCCGCCTTGAGGGCGGTGATGATGCCGCCCGCCATGCCGTCATTGGCGGAGTAGACGCCGATGACCTTGTCCTTGCCGAGCGCCGAGAGGGCGGCCGCCATGTTGGTGTTGGCGTTCTCCGGCTTCCACTCGACGGTGTCGTACTCCTTGCCGACGTTCACGTTGCCGTCGAGGACGGAGTGCGCGCCCTTCTTGAACAGCGCGGCGTTCGGGTCGGTGACCGAGCCGTTCATCATGACGATCTGGCCGTCCTTGGCCTTGGCGCCCAGGGCCTCCAGGAGCGCCTTGCCCTGGACCTTGCCGACCTCTTCGTTGTCGAAGGAGGTGTAGGCGTCGATCGGGCCCTCGGCCAGGCGGTCGTAGGCCACGACCGGGATGCCGGCCTCCTTGGCCTTCTTGACCGAGCCGGCGATGGCCTTGGAGTCCACCGCGTCGATGATCAGGACGTTCACCTTGTTGGTGATCATCGTGTCGACCTGCGAGTTCTGCGTGGTCGCGTCCTGCTTCGCGTTGGCGTAGACGACCTCGCCCTTGCCTGCGGTGAGGTCCTTGACCGCCTTCTCGATGAGCGGCTTGTCGAACTTCTCGTAACGCGCGGTCTGGTTCTCCGGCAGGAGCAGACCGACCTTCACGGCGCCGCCCTTGACGGCGCCGGAGGCGGTGTCCGTCTTGTCGCCGGCCTCCTTCGCGCTGCCACAAGCGGCGAGCGAAACGGCCATGGTGCCGGCGGCGACTGCGACGGCAACTCTGCGCATACGCGTGTTCATTACTTGAACCTCCCTGACGAGGCCGCAGCACTGCGGCCGAGGTGGATGTGAGTCAACCCCGGCCGCGAGTTTGTCGTCAAGGAGTGAATGCTTAACGAGATGACAACGACGCCATTCGTTATCTAACTGAAGACAAGACGGCGGGAGCTCGCACTCCACTTCCATTTTGCGCCAAAAGCGTCGAATCGCCCATCTCACTCAGTACGAGAGCCAGCGCGCCCAGTACCTCGGCCCGCCCGCCCAGGGACCCCGTGAGCACCGAAAGCTGCCGGGCGGCACTGGGGATCGCGTACCTCCCCACGGATTCACGGATGGGGGCCAGGACCAGTTCACCCGCGTCCGCGAGCGAGCCGCCCAGGACCACCCGGCTGGGGTTCAGGAGGTTGCACAGGCTGGCCACTCCGCTGCCGATGTGGCGGCCCACGTCCGTGATGACCCGGCGGCAGCCGGGGTCCCCGTCACGGGCCAGCTCCACCACCCGCTCCATCGTCAACTCCGGCCCGTGGCTGCTCTGCAGGAGCGGCAGCACGTACCGGGCGGCGGCGAAGGTCTCCAGGCAGCCGCGGTTGCCGCAGCGGCAGACCGGACCCGATTCGTCCAGGGTGATGTGCCCTATCTCGCCGGCCGTGCCGCCGGGTCCGCGGTAGATCTGGCCGTTGATGACCAGCCCCGCGCCGACCCCGCTGGCGACCTTGATGTAGGCCAGGTCCTTCACTCCCCGGCCACTCCCCCAAACGAGTTCGCCGAGGGCTCCCAGGTTCGCGTCGTTGTCCACGTAGACCGGTACGCCCAGGCGCTGCGAGAGCTCGCGCCGCGGGTTGATCCCGGCCCAGCCCGGCAGGATCGCGGTGGACCCGAGGGTGCCGGACTCCACGTCGATGGGACCCGGTACCCCGAGCCCGACGCCTATGACCTTGTCGCGGCCGATCCCTATGCCCTCGACGAGCCGCCCCACCAGGGCTTCCGCCCGGTCGAAGCCGTCGACCCAGGAGGCGTCCACGTCCAGCGGCTCGGACTCCTCTGCCAGCACCTGGTGGGCCAGGTTCCCCACCGCCACCCTCAGATGGGTGTGGCCGAAGTCGACGCCGATCACGATGCCGGCGTCACCGCTGAGCGAGACGCTGCGGGCCCGCCTGCCCCCGGCGGAGGTGTCCGTGACCTCGACGGTCCCGGCCTCCTTGAGCTCCCGGACGATGTTGGAGACCGTGGCCGCCGACAGTCCGGTGCTCCGGGCGATCTCCGCCTGGGTCAGCGAACCGGCGAGCCGCACCGCCCGTACGACGCGCTCCAGATTGGCGCGATGCAGCGAAGACTGCGATCCGGGAGTCTGCACGACTCATCCACTCCTGCCCATAAGCAACGGCAAGCCGTCGCCCCCCGGCCAGGGCCGTCAGCGGCTGCGTGCTCCGGCTGACACGAGACCCCGGCGTCTCTCCAACTTGTGAACCTTAAGTCGAGCCTTTGCGCCTCGCGACGTCAAGAGGTCGCCACAGTACGAAATCGGCTACTACCGGTCATAAGTATGAGAGAAACCTCCATCCTGATCGTGCTACGGTCGCCGTGGCGCTGGTCAATACGGTCTTCACGGCCGGATCGGGCGCCCTCTGTCATGCAAGCGCTACGCAAGGAGGTGTTCGGGATGAGTCCCGATCGAAGTCCTTGCAGCGCTCTCTTCGGCTGAGCTCCCTGAGCGGCCGTTCTCTCTTCGAGTGTGCACGCCCGCGGCCCCGCGCCGCCTCCGTGCGTTTCTGCATTCATCTTCGTCACCCCTTCCGCACGCCCTGACGCTTCCGTCGGGCGCGCGTCATCCATGCCCATCGGCGTGCCCCGTGGCCGTACGTGCCACCTGACGCCGACCCATGATCACTCCACGTGACCGCTCGGCTTCGCGCTGCCCGGACACCGTGGAGGGAGGTTTTTGCCATGACCATGCTCACCCCCCGTACCCCCACGAAGCTCGCACCCCCGGGCCGGGCCCGCCGCGAGCGCAAGACCGCCGAGCTGGAGGCCCGTACCCGGGTCGTCGGCGAGCGGCTCGCCGAGGTCAGCGCCCGCCCGGGCGTCCAGGTCCTGCAGGAGGTGGACGCCTCCCGTAACGGCCTCACCCACACCGAGGCCGCGCTGCGCCTGGAGCGCCACGGCTCCAACGTCATCGCCCAGGAGCGCGCGCCGCGCTGGTACGTCCAGCTGGCGAAGGCGTACGCGAACCCCTTCATCGCCGTCCTGGTCTTCCTCGCGGCCGTCATGTACTGGCAGGAGCCCGGCGACCCGGGCGTCGTCATCCTCTCCGTGATGGTCGGGATCAGCGGCGTGCTGCGCTTCTGGCAGGAGTACCGCTCGGGCCGCGCGGCCGACGCCCTCAAGCAGCTCGTCACCACCACCTGTGCGGTGCAGCGCCGGGCCGGCAGCGGCTCCGGACCCACCACCTTCGAGATCCCGATGGACCAGGTGGTCCCGGGCGATGTGGTCAAGCTGGCCGCCGGCGACCTGATCCCGGCCGACCTGCGGCTCATCACCTCCAAGGACCTGATGGTCAGCCAGGCCGCGCTGTCCGGCGAGTCCCTGCCGGTCGCCAAGGCCGACACCCGCTCGGACGACCTCGGCCAGTCCCGGACCACCGACCCCGTCGAGGCCGACAACATCTGCCTGATGGGCACCTCGGTGACCTCGGGGACCGCTACCGGAGTCGTCGTCGCCACCGGCGCCGACACCTACTTCGGCTCGATGGCCGGCTCCCTGGTCGGCGAGCGCCCGGAGACCAACTTCGACACCGGCGTGCGCAAGGTCAGCTTCCTGCTGATCCGCTTCATGCTGGTGATGGTCCCCGTCGTCTTCATGATCAACGGCTTCACCAAGGGCGACTGGGAGGCCGCCTTCCTCCTCGGCATCGCCGTGGCGGTCGGCCTGACCCCCGAGATGCTGCCGATGGTGGTCTCGGCCAACCTGGCGCGCGGCGCCATGGCGATGTCCAAGCGCAAGGTCGTCGTCAAGCGGCTCAACGCGATCCAGAACCTGGGCGCCATGGACGTCCTCTGCACGGACAAGACCGGCACCCTCACCGAGGACCGGATCGTCCTGGACCGCTACCTGGACGTGCACGGCGACGACGACAACGAGGTCCTGGAGTACGGCTACCTCAACTCGCACTTCCAGACCGGCCTGAAGAACCTGATGGACCAGGCGGTCATCGACCGCGTGGGCGAGGCCGAGGAGGTTGTCGTCGATGCCCGTTTCTCGATGGTCGACGAGATCCCCTTCGACTTCGCCCGGCGCCGGATGTCCGTGGTCCTCAACCGCAACAGCATCGTGGGCGACCTCGGCCGCTCCGAGCACGTCATGATCACCAAGGGTGCCGTCGAGGAAGTCCTCGCCCTGTGCACCCACATGACGGACCGCGGGCAGAGGGTCGAGCTGACCGAGCAGCTGCGGTGGCACGTCTCGCGCATCGCCGAGGACAACAACCGCAAGGGCCTGCGCGTCCTGGCCGTCGCCACCCGCACGATGAGCACCCCCCGCGACACCTACACGGTCGCCGACGAGGACCAGCTGACCCTGGTCGGCTTCCTCGCCTTCCTCGACCCGCCGAAGGCCGACGCGGCCCAGGCCCTGCAGGGTCTGGCCGACAAGGGCATCGCGGTCAAGGTGGTGACCGGCGACAACGAGCTCGTCGCCGCCCGGGTCTGCGCCGATGTCGGCCTCACCGTCGGCCACGTGGTCGGCGGCACCGAGATCGACATCCTCGACGATGCCGAACTGCGCGCGCTGGCCGCCCGTACGACGGTCTTCGCCAAGATCAACCCGGTCCAGAAGGCCCGGATCGTACGGGCCCTGCAGGCCGACGGCCACACCGTCGGCTTCCTCGGCGACGGCATCAACGACGCGGCCGCGCTGCGCGACGCCGACGTCGGCATCTCGGTGGACACCGCCGTGGACATCGCCAAGGAGTCCGCCGACATCATCCTGCTGGAGAAGGACCTGACCGTCCTGGAGCAGGGCGTGATCCAGGGCCGGACCACCTTCGGCAACACGATCAAGTACATCAAGATGACGGCCAGTTCCAACTTCGGCAACGTCTTCTCGGTCCTGGTGGCGAGCGCCTTCATCCCCTTCCAGCCGATGCTGGCGATCATGCTGCTGATGCAGAACCTGGTCTACGACATCGCCCAGCTGGCCACGCCGTGGGACCGGATGGACGAGGAGTACCTGCGCAAGCCCCGCAACTGGGACGCCAAGGGCATCGGCCGCTTCATGCTGTGCATCGGCCCGATCAGCTCCATCTTCGACATCGCGATGTTCGTGATCATGTGGAACGTGTTCGCCGCCAACAGCGAGGCGAGCCAGGCGCTCTTCCAGTCCGGCTGGTTCATCGAGGGCCTGCTCTCGCAGACCCTGATCGTCCACATGATCCGTACCCGCAAGATCCCCTTCATCCAGTCCCGCGCCTCCTGGCCGGTGATGGTGATGACCGTCCTCGCGGTGCTGACCGGGCTCTACCTGCCCTTCTCGCCGCTTGCCTCCTCGCTGGGCTTCGTGGCCCTGCCGGCGAGCTACTTCCCGTGGCTGATCGGCGTGCTGCTGGCGTACTGCACGCTCACGCAGCTGCTGAAGACCGTGTACATCCGCAAGTTCGGCACCTGGCTCTAAGAGCCCTGCGAAAAGGAAGGACGGGCCGATGATGCTCACCGAATGGGAGATGGCCGGGCACCTGGTCTCGGCGCTCGGATTCGGGGCGGCCATCGGCCTGGAACGGCAGTGGCGGGCCCGGATGGCGGGCCTGCGGACCAACGCCCTGGTGGCGGGCGGGGCCGCGCTGTTCGTGCTGCTCTCGCAGTA
Protein-coding sequences here:
- a CDS encoding ATP-binding cassette domain-containing protein, with the translated sequence MVHVSAAPVLALRGVSKRFGAVQALTDVELEIHSGEVVALVGDNGAGKSTLVKTIAGVHPIDDGVIEWEGRPVSITKPHDAQNLGIATVYQDLALCDNIDVVGNLFLGRELKRRGILDEVEMERRARELLTTLSIRIPSVRIPIASLSGGQRQTVAIARSMLGEPQLVILDEPTAALGVEQTAQVLDLVERLRERGHAVILISHNMADVKAVADKVAVLRLGRNNGVFSVKDTSQEEIISAITGATDNAVTRRAARTGEARK
- a CDS encoding substrate-binding domain-containing protein — translated: MNTRMRRVAVAVAAGTMAVSLAACGSAKEAGDKTDTASGAVKGGAVKVGLLLPENQTARYEKFDKPLIEKAVKDLTAGKGEVVYANAKQDATTQNSQVDTMITNKVNVLIIDAVDSKAIAGSVKKAKEAGIPVVAYDRLAEGPIDAYTSFDNEEVGKVQGKALLEALGAKAKDGQIVMMNGSVTDPNAALFKKGAHSVLDGNVNVGKEYDTVEWKPENANTNMAAALSALGKDKVIGVYSANDGMAGGIITALKAAGVSPLPPVTGQDAELAGVQRIVAGEQFMSVYKPYAPEAEAAAKMAVALAQGEPIATTATAKVDSPTTKGVPSLLIPVVSLTKANVKDTVVRDNVYTIDEICTDKYAAACAAIGLK
- a CDS encoding ROK family transcriptional regulator, which encodes MQTPGSQSSLHRANLERVVRAVRLAGSLTQAEIARSTGLSAATVSNIVRELKEAGTVEVTDTSAGGRRARSVSLSGDAGIVIGVDFGHTHLRVAVGNLAHQVLAEESEPLDVDASWVDGFDRAEALVGRLVEGIGIGRDKVIGVGLGVPGPIDVESGTLGSTAILPGWAGINPRRELSQRLGVPVYVDNDANLGALGELVWGSGRGVKDLAYIKVASGVGAGLVINGQIYRGPGGTAGEIGHITLDESGPVCRCGNRGCLETFAAARYVLPLLQSSHGPELTMERVVELARDGDPGCRRVITDVGRHIGSGVASLCNLLNPSRVVLGGSLADAGELVLAPIRESVGRYAIPSAARQLSVLTGSLGGRAEVLGALALVLSEMGDSTLLAQNGSGVRAPAVLSSVR
- the mgtA gene encoding magnesium-translocating P-type ATPase, which codes for MTMLTPRTPTKLAPPGRARRERKTAELEARTRVVGERLAEVSARPGVQVLQEVDASRNGLTHTEAALRLERHGSNVIAQERAPRWYVQLAKAYANPFIAVLVFLAAVMYWQEPGDPGVVILSVMVGISGVLRFWQEYRSGRAADALKQLVTTTCAVQRRAGSGSGPTTFEIPMDQVVPGDVVKLAAGDLIPADLRLITSKDLMVSQAALSGESLPVAKADTRSDDLGQSRTTDPVEADNICLMGTSVTSGTATGVVVATGADTYFGSMAGSLVGERPETNFDTGVRKVSFLLIRFMLVMVPVVFMINGFTKGDWEAAFLLGIAVAVGLTPEMLPMVVSANLARGAMAMSKRKVVVKRLNAIQNLGAMDVLCTDKTGTLTEDRIVLDRYLDVHGDDDNEVLEYGYLNSHFQTGLKNLMDQAVIDRVGEAEEVVVDARFSMVDEIPFDFARRRMSVVLNRNSIVGDLGRSEHVMITKGAVEEVLALCTHMTDRGQRVELTEQLRWHVSRIAEDNNRKGLRVLAVATRTMSTPRDTYTVADEDQLTLVGFLAFLDPPKADAAQALQGLADKGIAVKVVTGDNELVAARVCADVGLTVGHVVGGTEIDILDDAELRALAARTTVFAKINPVQKARIVRALQADGHTVGFLGDGINDAAALRDADVGISVDTAVDIAKESADIILLEKDLTVLEQGVIQGRTTFGNTIKYIKMTASSNFGNVFSVLVASAFIPFQPMLAIMLLMQNLVYDIAQLATPWDRMDEEYLRKPRNWDAKGIGRFMLCIGPISSIFDIAMFVIMWNVFAANSEASQALFQSGWFIEGLLSQTLIVHMIRTRKIPFIQSRASWPVMVMTVLAVLTGLYLPFSPLASSLGFVALPASYFPWLIGVLLAYCTLTQLLKTVYIRKFGTWL